The region CATCACCTGCAAGGTTGAAACCGGCCAGGCTTTGGTTGAGGCCGGGCTGCATCCGGCGACGGGCGGTGACGGTCTGTCGGCCTGCTCGGGCGACATGCTACTGGAAGCCCTGACCGCATGTGCCGGGGTCACGCTCGGGGCGGTGGCAACGTCGATTGGCGTACACCTGCGCGACGCGACGATCCGAGCCGAGGGAGACCTGGATTTCCGCGGTACCCTGGCCGTGGCAAAAGACGCTCCGGTCGGTTTCAGCAGTATCCGGCTCAGCTTTGCTATCGATTCCGACGCTGAGCCCGAGCA is a window of Desulfurellaceae bacterium DNA encoding:
- a CDS encoding OsmC family protein — protein: MTGQELRNLQAPLKQRYTDRPDSARITLKAQARLGQGITCKVETGQALVEAGLHPATGGDGLSACSGDMLLEALTACAGVTLGAVATSIGVHLRDATIRAEGDLDFRGTLAVAKDAPVGFSSIRLSFAIDSDAEPEQLATLLKLTERYCVVYQTLSGSPALSVSSTHEQR